One Rossellomorea aquimaris DNA window includes the following coding sequences:
- a CDS encoding sugar ABC transporter substrate-binding protein, protein MKYKLTAIYVLAALLMLTAGIYSIFTFTSFQETSRDKDGEMLDEQAQIHLTFWRNKGTELENQAYEELVADFNKEHPTIEVEMVPIPYGDYELKLRTEMAAGDPPDILTIDTPTLALYASAGGLLSLDDYMRQDGHIEDLATPTLKGITYEDEIYLSPIAESSVALFYNIHLFEKAGVPLPSKNPHDPLTWNEVLEAAKKISALAPDITGIDPGQGFPDGESPSYFKMPILWQFGGDVLDPGNQTASGYLNSPASLRALQFYQDLYQKHRVAKVELPEEALETDRLGMTVLGSWMVESLSMMNPDFRLGEDFGITALPKGSEQAVPNGGWSLGISSETDNPDEAWEFIQYVTSFEGAKKYVEITGDVPARYSVAEAFPEFNEYPKNIFVEQAQKYSRNRPITPAYPVVSEAVKTLFEDVGIGGKDVKTSAEEAVKKINEELNDLE, encoded by the coding sequence ATGAAGTATAAATTAACTGCCATTTATGTACTGGCTGCGCTACTCATGTTGACAGCAGGGATCTACAGCATCTTCACTTTTACCTCATTCCAGGAAACCAGCAGAGATAAGGACGGAGAAATGCTGGATGAACAAGCCCAGATCCACCTGACATTCTGGAGAAACAAGGGGACAGAGCTTGAGAATCAGGCGTATGAAGAGCTGGTGGCCGACTTTAATAAGGAGCATCCCACGATCGAAGTGGAGATGGTCCCCATCCCTTATGGGGATTATGAGTTGAAGCTTAGAACTGAGATGGCAGCAGGTGACCCACCTGATATTTTGACGATCGATACTCCGACTCTTGCCCTTTATGCAAGTGCGGGTGGTCTTCTGTCTTTGGATGATTATATGAGACAAGATGGTCATATTGAGGATCTCGCAACCCCCACGTTGAAGGGGATCACATACGAGGATGAAATCTATTTATCACCGATTGCAGAATCAAGTGTGGCTCTCTTTTATAACATCCATTTGTTTGAAAAAGCAGGGGTTCCCCTCCCTTCCAAAAATCCACATGACCCGCTGACTTGGAATGAGGTTCTCGAAGCTGCTAAGAAAATCTCTGCTTTAGCACCCGACATCACGGGAATAGACCCGGGCCAGGGATTTCCGGATGGGGAGTCGCCATCCTACTTCAAGATGCCTATCCTTTGGCAATTTGGAGGAGATGTATTGGATCCGGGCAATCAGACAGCGAGTGGTTATTTGAACTCCCCAGCTTCATTAAGAGCACTACAGTTTTATCAGGATCTCTATCAGAAACACCGGGTAGCCAAGGTCGAACTCCCCGAGGAGGCATTGGAGACCGATAGGCTCGGAATGACGGTCCTCGGTTCCTGGATGGTGGAGAGTCTCAGTATGATGAACCCTGATTTCCGGCTGGGTGAGGATTTTGGGATTACCGCCCTGCCGAAAGGGAGTGAACAGGCGGTTCCAAACGGAGGGTGGTCCCTCGGAATTTCATCTGAAACTGACAATCCCGATGAAGCATGGGAGTTTATCCAGTATGTCACCAGCTTTGAAGGTGCAAAGAAGTATGTGGAGATCACCGGGGATGTGCCGGCTCGTTATTCTGTTGCGGAAGCCTTTCCCGAGTTCAATGAGTATCCGAAGAATATTTTCGTGGAACAGGCACAAAAGTACTCGAGGAATCGACCGATCACCCCAGCCTATCCTGTTGTGAGCGAGGCAGTCAAAACGCTATTTGAAGATGTGGGAATCGGAGGGAAGGATGTCAAAACCTCGGCAGAAGAGGCGGTCAAAAAGATCAATGAAGAACTGAATGATTTGGAATAA
- a CDS encoding ABC transporter permease subunit — MKKNYILYLFLAPAIILTIIFKYVPMYGASIAFKDFSPIRGINGSEWVGFKHFTDFLSSPNFMDILVNTLKLSSFELLIGFPIPIILALMLNQLRKAGVKKNIQLILYAPHFISVVVISGMIFLFLSPTGPINAMLSVFTDKPISFMSDPDAFRSIYIWSGVWQGAGWASIIYVAALANVDPQLHDAATVDGASLLQRIWHIDLPTLKPVMAVLFILAAGGIMAIGFEKAYLLQTSMNLPTSEIISTYVYKRGLQAGDYSFATAVGLFNAVINVILLVFVNRVVKKLNEGEGLL, encoded by the coding sequence ATGAAGAAAAACTATATTCTCTATTTGTTTCTTGCACCTGCCATCATTCTTACGATCATTTTCAAGTATGTTCCCATGTATGGGGCATCCATCGCATTTAAGGATTTCAGTCCCATCAGGGGGATCAATGGAAGTGAATGGGTGGGGTTCAAGCACTTTACGGACTTTTTATCGTCTCCGAATTTCATGGATATCCTGGTCAATACTCTGAAATTAAGTTCCTTCGAGCTTCTGATCGGGTTTCCGATCCCGATCATCCTTGCACTGATGCTGAATCAGCTCCGGAAAGCAGGGGTGAAGAAGAATATTCAACTCATCCTTTATGCACCACACTTTATCTCAGTCGTCGTCATCTCCGGGATGATCTTTCTCTTCCTATCACCTACTGGACCGATTAATGCGATGCTGTCGGTTTTTACGGATAAGCCGATTTCATTCATGTCTGATCCCGATGCCTTCAGAAGCATCTATATCTGGTCAGGAGTTTGGCAGGGCGCGGGGTGGGCATCGATCATTTATGTGGCGGCACTCGCCAATGTGGATCCCCAGCTTCACGATGCAGCAACCGTAGATGGGGCATCCCTTCTGCAACGCATCTGGCATATCGATCTTCCGACGCTGAAGCCTGTAATGGCGGTCCTGTTCATCCTGGCTGCAGGAGGGATCATGGCGATTGGATTTGAGAAAGCCTATCTGTTACAGACGTCTATGAACCTTCCAACCTCGGAAATCATTTCTACCTATGTATACAAGCGAGGGCTGCAGGCAGGTGACTATTCATTCGCCACGGCAGTAGGATTGTTCAATGCCGTCATCAATGTCATCTTATTGGTTTTCGTAAACCGTGTGGTCAAGAAATTAAACGAAGGCGAAGGTCTTTTATAG
- a CDS encoding carbohydrate ABC transporter permease produces MYQYTRSDKLILFINKILLGGIVIIVLFPLIYVLLSSVLEPNVLVKKGLLISGSDWTLEGYKRIFEDGTIVKGFINSILYSVGFTLITVSVCIFAGYSLSAEGLVGRKFIMVFFLITMFFNGGLIPTYMVVKDLGMLNTIWAIILPNAINVWFIILARTYFKSIPNELKEAARIDGASEFKIFLNIVFPLSKPIIFVIALYAFIAQWNSYFDAMIYLEDRDLYPLQLVLRSILIQNEVQPGMIADQQAAAELQRISEMIKYSSIVLASLPLIIMYPFFQKYFEKGVMVGSLK; encoded by the coding sequence GTGTACCAATACACCAGGAGTGATAAACTCATTCTTTTCATTAACAAAATCCTGCTTGGGGGAATCGTTATCATTGTTCTGTTCCCTTTGATATACGTACTACTATCCTCGGTTCTTGAGCCGAATGTTCTGGTGAAAAAAGGATTACTCATCAGCGGTTCGGATTGGACGCTTGAGGGATATAAACGGATCTTCGAGGACGGTACAATCGTCAAAGGATTCATCAACTCGATTCTCTATTCTGTCGGATTCACGCTCATCACCGTGAGTGTCTGCATCTTTGCAGGCTATTCCCTCTCTGCTGAAGGGCTTGTCGGACGAAAGTTCATCATGGTGTTCTTTCTCATCACGATGTTCTTCAACGGAGGGTTGATCCCGACGTATATGGTGGTGAAGGACTTAGGGATGCTGAACACGATTTGGGCGATCATCCTTCCCAATGCCATCAACGTTTGGTTCATTATCCTAGCAAGAACGTACTTCAAATCGATTCCGAATGAGTTGAAGGAAGCAGCAAGGATCGACGGGGCATCCGAGTTCAAGATCTTCTTGAACATCGTGTTTCCGTTGTCAAAGCCGATCATCTTTGTCATCGCGCTCTATGCGTTCATCGCACAATGGAATTCATATTTCGATGCGATGATCTACCTTGAAGACCGGGATTTGTACCCGTTACAGCTCGTCCTGCGATCGATCCTTATCCAGAATGAGGTGCAGCCGGGAATGATCGCTGACCAGCAGGCTGCTGCGGAACTCCAAAGAATTTCAGAGATGATCAAGTATTCATCCATCGTATTAGCAAGCTTGCCGCTGATCATTATGTATCCATTCTTCCAGAAATACTTTGAAAAAGGTGTTATGGTGGGATCTTTAAAATAA
- a CDS encoding ABC transporter substrate-binding protein — MGKKTKTMSVLLMSGMLLAAGCSNNSESASSENYELENVKFPLEEQVTLKMMTSSSPLAPDDPNEKLIFKRLQEETGVKIDWTNYTAGETFNEKRNLAVASGELPDAIMNAGYSDYELLKLAKDGAIVPVEDLIDEHMPNLKKVLEDAPEYRSMMTAPDGHIYSFPWIEELGSGKESIHSVDDFPWINVEWLNKLGLEMPKTTDELKEVLKAFKTQDPNGNGEADEIPMSFIINHGGEDVSFLFGSFGLGENWDHTVVTNDGEVKLTAADEGYKDAINYLNELYKEDLIDVEAFEQDWNTYLSKGKEGRYGMYFTWDKANITGMNDQYDLMPALEGPDGTKNVARTNGMGFDRNKMVITSANENLELTAKWIDQFYNPLQSVQNNWGTYGDDKQQNIFEMDSASNSLKHLPLEGTAPVELREKTSVGGPLAILDEYYGAVTTKPDDAAWRLGLMKEVMVPDMKADNIYPKVFFSLEELDKLSKIETDLLAYVKRKKAEWITNGKADEEWADYLKELDRLGLQEWLKIKQDGYDRNQS; from the coding sequence ATGGGGAAAAAGACGAAGACAATGTCGGTACTACTGATGTCAGGCATGCTGCTGGCAGCCGGATGCAGCAACAACAGTGAGAGTGCTTCTTCTGAGAATTATGAACTGGAAAATGTGAAATTTCCTTTAGAGGAACAAGTGACACTGAAGATGATGACGTCCAGTTCACCACTTGCTCCGGATGATCCAAATGAAAAGCTGATTTTCAAAAGGCTCCAGGAAGAAACGGGAGTGAAGATCGACTGGACCAATTATACAGCGGGGGAAACTTTTAATGAAAAGCGGAATCTGGCTGTCGCGAGTGGCGAGCTTCCAGACGCGATCATGAATGCGGGATACAGTGACTATGAGCTATTGAAGCTTGCGAAGGATGGAGCGATCGTTCCTGTTGAGGATTTGATTGATGAACATATGCCCAACCTGAAAAAGGTCTTGGAAGATGCGCCTGAATATCGCTCGATGATGACGGCACCGGATGGGCATATTTATTCCTTCCCTTGGATTGAAGAGCTTGGTTCAGGAAAGGAAAGCATCCACTCTGTTGATGACTTCCCTTGGATCAATGTTGAATGGCTGAATAAACTGGGGCTTGAAATGCCGAAAACAACCGATGAACTTAAAGAAGTCCTGAAAGCATTCAAGACTCAGGATCCAAACGGGAATGGTGAGGCAGATGAAATCCCGATGTCCTTCATCATCAACCATGGAGGTGAAGATGTGTCCTTCTTGTTCGGTTCATTCGGACTCGGTGAGAACTGGGATCACACTGTCGTCACCAATGACGGTGAAGTGAAGCTGACGGCAGCCGACGAAGGGTATAAGGATGCCATCAATTATTTAAATGAATTATATAAAGAAGATTTGATTGACGTAGAAGCCTTTGAACAGGATTGGAATACCTACCTGTCGAAAGGGAAAGAAGGACGTTACGGCATGTACTTCACATGGGATAAAGCCAACATCACGGGTATGAACGATCAATATGACCTCATGCCAGCCCTTGAAGGCCCCGATGGAACGAAGAATGTGGCGAGAACGAACGGTATGGGATTTGACCGGAATAAAATGGTCATCACGAGTGCTAACGAGAACCTTGAATTAACGGCGAAGTGGATCGATCAATTCTATAACCCGCTTCAATCGGTTCAAAATAACTGGGGAACATATGGGGATGACAAACAGCAAAACATCTTCGAAATGGATAGTGCCAGTAATTCATTAAAACACCTTCCATTAGAAGGAACCGCTCCTGTTGAGCTCAGGGAAAAGACATCCGTCGGCGGTCCACTGGCAATCTTGGACGAATACTATGGAGCCGTGACGACGAAACCGGATGATGCTGCCTGGAGACTGGGGCTCATGAAGGAAGTCATGGTACCGGATATGAAGGCGGATAACATCTATCCAAAAGTATTCTTCTCCCTTGAGGAGTTAGATAAGCTTTCGAAGATCGAGACCGATTTGCTTGCTTATGTGAAGCGTAAAAAGGCGGAATGGATCACCAACGGGAAAGCCGATGAAGAATGGGCGGATTACTTGAAAGAACTCGATCGCCTCGGGTTACAGGAGTGGCTGAAAATAAAGCAGGATGGATATGACCGTAACCAATCATAA
- a CDS encoding glycoside hydrolase family 32 protein, translating to MTNHYQEKMSLYSETYRPQFHFSPKEKWLNDPNGMVYFEGEYHLFFQYHPQGTTWGPMHWGHAVSRDLIHWEELPIALYPDEHGAIFSGSAVVDWKNTSGFFEKGNGGLVAIFTSADSYPDSDRPRQRQSLAFSLDHGRTWEKYEGNPVLSDEDITDYRDPKVFWHEESERWVMVLATGQTITIYTSPNLIDWEFASEFGQDEGSHSGVWECPDLFPLMVDGNPDHVKWVMLVSIGDNPDFKEGSRTQYFVGDFDGKTFSNHHNADTILWLDHGRDNYAGVSWSDIPEKDGRRIYIGWMNNWRYANQVPTETWRGAMTLPRELTLISTADGVHLLQKPVSEMNRIRKESKVIKAIELTDEAYSMDVNHELMEVNLAVTLEEAKEFRLTIHHSSDEKTSIRYNRITHMLSVDRTQSGEHDFSDSFPGISECPVALMDDTLSLQLFLDSSSLEVFAQGGRGVLTNLIFPKGTNHTLSLTAIGGGAKVEELLVTELSSIWGKEVREHE from the coding sequence ATGACGAATCATTATCAAGAAAAAATGAGCCTTTATTCAGAAACCTATCGTCCGCAATTTCACTTTTCACCGAAGGAAAAGTGGCTTAATGATCCGAATGGGATGGTCTATTTCGAAGGGGAATATCATCTCTTCTTTCAATATCATCCACAAGGAACCACGTGGGGACCAATGCACTGGGGGCATGCGGTTAGTCGGGATTTGATCCATTGGGAGGAGCTGCCGATCGCTCTTTATCCTGACGAGCACGGTGCTATTTTCTCTGGAAGCGCGGTGGTGGATTGGAAGAATACATCGGGTTTCTTTGAGAAGGGGAATGGCGGACTGGTCGCCATTTTTACTAGCGCGGACTCATATCCGGATTCCGATCGTCCAAGGCAGAGGCAAAGTCTAGCCTTTAGTCTTGATCATGGCAGGACGTGGGAGAAATACGAGGGAAATCCTGTCCTGTCAGATGAAGACATTACCGATTACCGGGATCCGAAAGTATTTTGGCATGAGGAATCTGAAAGGTGGGTCATGGTGCTGGCGACGGGTCAAACGATTACCATATATACGTCTCCTAACTTGATCGACTGGGAGTTTGCCAGTGAATTCGGTCAGGACGAAGGCTCCCATTCCGGAGTATGGGAATGCCCGGATCTGTTTCCACTCATGGTCGACGGAAATCCCGATCATGTTAAATGGGTGATGCTGGTGAGCATTGGTGACAATCCCGATTTCAAGGAAGGTTCAAGGACCCAGTACTTTGTTGGGGACTTTGACGGCAAGACGTTTAGCAACCATCATAATGCAGACACCATCCTCTGGCTTGATCACGGGAGGGACAATTACGCTGGAGTGAGCTGGTCCGATATCCCTGAAAAGGACGGAAGACGAATCTATATTGGATGGATGAACAACTGGAGATATGCAAACCAGGTTCCGACTGAAACATGGAGAGGAGCCATGACATTGCCTAGAGAATTGACCTTGATTTCTACGGCAGACGGGGTTCATCTTTTACAAAAACCTGTATCTGAAATGAATAGAATCAGAAAAGAATCAAAGGTCATCAAGGCAATAGAGCTAACGGATGAAGCGTACTCAATGGATGTAAATCATGAATTAATGGAAGTGAATCTGGCCGTAACGTTGGAAGAGGCAAAGGAGTTCAGGCTGACTATCCACCATTCATCCGATGAGAAAACGAGTATCCGGTACAATCGAATCACCCACATGTTATCGGTCGATCGGACTCAGTCAGGAGAACACGACTTTTCTGATTCATTTCCGGGAATTTCCGAATGTCCTGTGGCATTAATGGACGATACGCTCAGCCTTCAGTTATTCCTGGACTCATCTTCCTTAGAGGTATTCGCACAGGGAGGACGGGGAGTATTAACCAACCTGATCTTTCCAAAGGGAACGAATCATACCCTTTCCCTCACTGCCATAGGAGGTGGTGCCAAGGTAGAAGAGCTCTTGGTTACCGAGCTTTCATCTATCTGGGGAAAGGAAGTACGAGAGCATGAATGA
- a CDS encoding carbohydrate kinase, whose translation MNDPSILCIGELLIDFFCTDINKDLALGQHFSKQAGGAPANVCATITILGGRARFLSKVGNDPFGHFLKNTMKDLTIDDSSILLDEHHPTTLAFVSLKEDGERDFVFNRGADAHLNKEDLHQSSWRESSIIHFGSATALLDDPFKSAYVSFIQTAKEAGKFVSFDPNFRSDLWKGREGDFIGVAEQCISQADFVKVSEEECKIISGFAHLSDGVKHFHRLGANTVAVTLGKDGTLVSNGKESCIVPSIPVHSIDSTGAGDAFVGATLHQFNHYQDPKALLKDFEELKNVISTSNRVGATVCTKIGAISAIRELEGRTSNW comes from the coding sequence ATGAATGACCCTTCGATTTTATGCATTGGTGAACTGCTCATCGATTTCTTTTGTACCGATATCAATAAAGACCTGGCTCTAGGCCAACATTTTTCCAAGCAAGCAGGAGGGGCTCCTGCGAATGTGTGTGCCACCATTACCATACTTGGGGGGCGAGCCAGATTCCTGAGCAAAGTAGGAAATGACCCGTTCGGCCATTTCCTGAAAAACACCATGAAAGATCTTACCATTGATGATTCTTCCATTCTTCTTGATGAGCATCATCCTACGACTCTGGCATTTGTATCATTGAAAGAAGACGGGGAAAGAGATTTCGTGTTTAATCGAGGGGCGGATGCCCATCTGAACAAGGAAGACCTTCATCAAAGCAGCTGGAGGGAATCTTCAATCATTCACTTCGGATCGGCTACCGCTTTACTGGATGATCCCTTTAAATCCGCGTACGTATCCTTCATCCAAACGGCCAAAGAAGCAGGGAAATTCGTCTCCTTTGACCCGAACTTCCGAAGCGATTTATGGAAGGGGAGAGAGGGGGATTTCATTGGGGTGGCGGAGCAGTGCATCAGTCAAGCAGACTTCGTCAAAGTAAGTGAAGAGGAATGTAAGATCATTTCTGGATTCGCCCATCTATCAGATGGAGTCAAACATTTTCATAGACTGGGAGCAAATACCGTAGCCGTCACCCTTGGGAAGGATGGAACACTGGTTTCAAATGGAAAAGAATCGTGTATCGTCCCAAGCATTCCCGTTCATTCCATTGATTCAACGGGGGCAGGCGATGCATTCGTTGGGGCGACACTGCATCAATTCAATCACTATCAGGATCCGAAAGCCCTCCTGAAGGATTTCGAAGAACTAAAGAACGTCATTTCAACCAGCAATCGCGTGGGGGCAACTGTTTGTACAAAAATAGGGGCGATCAGCGCGATAAGAGAATTAGAGGGACGGACCTCTAATTGGTGA
- a CDS encoding helix-turn-helix transcriptional regulator — translation MENRIKEYREKISLSQGKLAELCNVSRQTINAIENNKYDPSLKLAFDIGRNLGVVMEDLFIQSEKGANK, via the coding sequence ATGGAGAATAGAATCAAGGAGTACAGAGAAAAAATCAGTCTTTCACAAGGGAAGTTAGCTGAATTATGTAACGTAAGCAGACAGACGATTAACGCTATTGAGAATAACAAATATGACCCAAGTTTAAAGTTAGCATTTGATATTGGAAGGAATTTAGGAGTAGTGATGGAGGATTTATTTATACAATCAGAAAAAGGAGCGAATAAATAA
- a CDS encoding PH domain-containing protein has product MSMIHFSTAFIFIVLPARSEDFSIVLIITLMIPGMIYLFMWFRTGYTIINEKIIIIYGPMKFKVNIHDIQRLHYIKSPFVGPALSVDRIGIIHSKSKFVTISPKEKERFIEELLKINSNIVIDK; this is encoded by the coding sequence ATGAGTATGATTCATTTTTCAACTGCCTTTATCTTTATCGTATTGCCAGCAAGGTCTGAAGATTTTTCAATCGTTCTAATCATTACACTGATGATCCCAGGAATGATCTATTTGTTTATGTGGTTTAGAACGGGCTACACAATAATCAATGAAAAAATCATTATCATATATGGACCCATGAAATTCAAAGTTAATATTCATGACATTCAAAGATTGCATTATATAAAAAGCCCATTTGTCGGTCCTGCTCTTTCAGTCGATCGGATAGGTATCATACATTCAAAATCAAAATTTGTTACCATTTCCCCAAAAGAAAAAGAGAGATTTATAGAGGAACTATTAAAAATCAATTCAAATATTGTGATTGATAAGTAA
- a CDS encoding SRPBCC domain-containing protein, giving the protein MTSNTLTSRVENDRVLVLEREFDAPRELVFTMFKDSEHLKQWWGPRGWELPVCNVDFRPGGVWHFCMKCTDKNQGEFFGMESWGKGVYKEIIEPEKIIYVDSFSDPEGSTNKDMPSTTNTLEFIDLGGRTKLINHAEYDSAESLKIVTDMGVIEGITETWNRLEEALQKMK; this is encoded by the coding sequence ATGACCAGCAATACGTTGACTTCAAGGGTGGAGAATGATCGGGTACTTGTGCTTGAGCGAGAATTTGATGCGCCGCGTGAGCTAGTGTTTACTATGTTTAAAGACTCTGAACATCTCAAACAGTGGTGGGGACCGAGGGGCTGGGAGCTTCCCGTATGTAACGTGGATTTCCGCCCGGGAGGTGTGTGGCACTTCTGCATGAAGTGCACTGATAAGAATCAAGGAGAATTCTTCGGTATGGAATCTTGGGGAAAAGGGGTTTACAAGGAGATCATCGAGCCGGAGAAGATCATCTATGTCGATTCCTTCTCAGATCCGGAAGGCAGTACGAATAAAGACATGCCGTCGACAACTAATACATTGGAATTCATCGATTTGGGTGGCAGGACGAAGCTGATCAACCATGCTGAATATGATTCGGCAGAGTCTCTCAAGATCGTTACTGATATGGGTGTGATAGAAGGCATAACCGAAACGTGGAACCGGCTGGAGGAAGCCCTTCAGAAGATGAAATAA
- a CDS encoding S8 family serine peptidase — MRTIGILLYCVIALVFSACDAQIEGKDSSNKETGSWGYELINSDIQREGGKSIKIAVLDSGINSSLPKLKDRVIKSFDVIENVEVTKDSFNHGTSVAAIIWGKKRKYHSMIYI; from the coding sequence GTGAGGACAATCGGTATCCTACTTTACTGTGTTATTGCATTGGTATTTTCAGCATGTGATGCTCAGATTGAAGGAAAAGACTCAAGCAACAAAGAAACTGGCAGCTGGGGATATGAACTCATTAATAGTGACATTCAAAGAGAAGGTGGAAAATCCATTAAAATTGCTGTGCTTGATAGTGGAATTAATTCTTCATTACCCAAACTTAAAGACAGGGTAATAAAGTCATTTGATGTCATTGAGAATGTTGAAGTTACGAAAGATTCATTCAATCATGGTACTTCAGTAGCAGCGATTATTTGGGGAAAAAAGCGAAAATATCACAGTATGATTTATATATAG
- a CDS encoding polymorphic toxin type 33 domain-containing protein, protein MGKKAKISQYDLYIDKDTKRVWIYKKGGKGTPIPTEEFIK, encoded by the coding sequence TTGGGGAAAAAAGCGAAAATATCACAGTATGATTTATATATAGATAAAGATACTAAAAGAGTCTGGATATACAAAAAAGGTGGAAAAGGAACGCCGATCCCCACAGAAGAATTTATTAAGTAA
- a CDS encoding DUF4279 domain-containing protein, producing MKTEINVEYCLYGDDLNPDDITKHLELVPSLSYKKGDLIKKNRIMTRLEGCWEIETGYSPSIDINDALSKLEDILNGKTDKIMEIKRANKLESKLTLVIKIYDNEVPGMYFSPSTLSFIVNDLEAEMDICTYIN from the coding sequence ATGAAAACGGAGATCAATGTGGAATATTGCCTATATGGTGATGACCTAAATCCGGATGATATTACTAAACACCTTGAATTGGTACCTTCTCTAAGTTATAAAAAAGGTGATCTCATTAAAAAAAATAGAATAATGACAAGACTGGAGGGATGCTGGGAGATTGAAACAGGTTACTCTCCATCAATAGATATCAATGATGCTTTGAGTAAACTGGAAGACATACTCAATGGAAAAACAGACAAAATAATGGAGATTAAAAGAGCCAATAAGCTTGAAAGTAAATTGACCCTAGTCATTAAGATTTATGATAACGAGGTGCCTGGCATGTACTTCTCTCCGTCTACATTATCCTTTATTGTGAACGACTTAGAGGCAGAAATGGATATTTGCACATATATAAACTAA
- a CDS encoding ABC transporter, with protein sequence MKPLHEVFHNWQEKLDQDEWYFGHFFEEITTSMTSEEAFQYIPIVIQEVMKLRNGFLIGEMVDFLHAVYEVANTTEIHLVLIQEKETIEGVIRKFGDEYSQQAFSDFKKSLRWN encoded by the coding sequence ATGAAACCACTTCATGAGGTATTCCATAACTGGCAGGAGAAACTTGATCAGGATGAATGGTATTTCGGCCATTTCTTTGAGGAAATTACTACTAGCATGACTTCAGAGGAAGCTTTTCAGTACATACCTATCGTCATCCAAGAAGTAATGAAATTGCGAAATGGTTTTTTAATAGGGGAGATGGTCGATTTTCTACATGCCGTCTATGAAGTGGCCAATACAACGGAAATACATCTAGTCTTAATTCAGGAAAAAGAAACCATTGAAGGAGTCATTCGGAAATTTGGGGATGAGTACTCTCAGCAGGCTTTTAGTGATTTTAAGAAATCGTTGCGATGGAATTGA
- a CDS encoding response regulator transcription factor: MAELIYIAEDDVEINHLISLHLRNEGYRVEQTYNGDEVIRKCREKRPSLLILDLMMPKVDGFQVIKEVRKSCKVPIMLLTARADDADKVLGFGLGADDYVVKPFSMVELVSRVNAQIRRYTDYSVVEEEGAIRNGSLEYDPINQTVTKDGERLLLTPKETKLLSIFMKNVNRLYTKAQLYELVWNTDYIGDSNTIMVHISRIREQIESDPKSPTYITTVKGLGYRMENHEN; encoded by the coding sequence ATGGCAGAGTTGATTTATATAGCAGAAGATGATGTGGAAATAAATCACTTGATCAGCCTTCATTTGCGGAATGAAGGGTATCGGGTGGAGCAGACTTATAATGGAGATGAAGTGATCCGTAAGTGCAGGGAGAAGCGGCCGAGCCTTCTCATCCTGGACCTGATGATGCCGAAAGTGGACGGGTTTCAGGTGATCAAGGAAGTTCGGAAAAGCTGTAAGGTTCCGATCATGCTGCTGACAGCGAGGGCGGATGATGCAGACAAAGTACTGGGATTTGGGCTGGGGGCAGATGATTATGTGGTGAAGCCCTTCAGTATGGTTGAGCTCGTATCGAGGGTAAATGCCCAGATTCGAAGGTATACGGATTATAGTGTGGTGGAGGAAGAAGGTGCAATTCGCAACGGATCCCTGGAATATGACCCCATCAATCAGACGGTGACGAAGGATGGGGAGCGGCTCTTACTAACCCCAAAGGAGACGAAGCTGCTTTCGATTTTCATGAAGAATGTGAACCGCCTGTATACGAAGGCCCAGTTGTATGAGCTTGTATGGAATACGGACTACATCGGGGACAGCAATACGATCATGGTCCATATCAGTCGGATCAGAGAACAAATTGAATCCGATCCGAAATCCCCGACGTACATCACGACGGTCAAAGGGCTCGGTTACCGGATGGAGAATCATGAAAACTAA